A single Vespula vulgaris chromosome 3, iyVesVulg1.1, whole genome shotgun sequence DNA region contains:
- the LOC127062280 gene encoding cholinephosphotransferase 1 isoform X7 yields the protein MQFYKEKLLSPGQLKRLSEHKYSCTTNSLLDAFLQPWWDWLVSKVPLWLAPNLITILGLIVNIVTTLILVYYSPDAKVEAPRWACFLCALGLFIYQSLDAIDGKQARRTGTSTPLGELFDHGCDSISTVFVALSACIAVQLGYYPTWMFFQCFCAMTLFYCAHWQTYVSGSLRFGKVDVTEAQFTIIGIHLVSAIFGPKIWMMEIPYIDGFLLKYLIGVMTVVCALANLYSIFSVIFTGGVGKNGSTVAGTSVLSPIIPFSFVVVPAFIIYRKSTEHVYENHPALYILAFGMVAAKVTNRLVVAHMTKNEMQYLDSSLIGPAMLFLNQYFNFFIKEYYVLWLCFIWVTLDLLRYSAQVCLEICDHMKIKLFRIPVGDHRTVGPQLNIAEKNEMSFVNFGDTDIHSSHGHRTGAAIKRGLSSWL from the exons ATGCagttttataaagaaaaattactctCGCCCGGACAATTAAAGCGATTAAGTGAGCACAAATATAGTTGCACAACTAATAGTCTTTTGGATGCATTTCTTCAACCCTGGTGGGACTGGCTTGTCAGCAAGGTTCCCCTTTGGCTTGCACCGAATTTGATCACTATATTGGGTCTAATTGTCAACATTGTTACTACATTGATATTAGTTTACTATAGTCCCGATGCAAAAGTTGAG gCACCTAGATGGGCATGTTTCTTATGTGCATTgggtttatttatttaccaaAGTTTGGATGCTATTGATGGCAAACAGGCTAGAAGAACTGGTACGTCTACGCCATTGGGAGAATTATTCGATCATGGATGCGATTCAATATCTACag tATTCGTAGCATTATCCGCATGTATAGCCGTACAGTTGGGATATTATCCAACATGGATGTTCTTCCAATGTTTTTGCGCGATGACTTTATTTTATTGCGCGCATTGGCAAACTTATGTCTCAG GATCTTTAAGATTTGGGAAAGTGGATGTAACAGAAGCTCAGTTCACCATCATAGGAATACATCTTGTTTCTGCTATTTTTGGACCTAAGATTTGGATGATGGAg ATACCATACATTGATGGTTTTctgttgaaatatttaataggaGTTATGACAGTGGTGTGTGCTCTGGCAAACTTATATTCCATATTTTCGGTGATTTTCACCGGAGGAGTGGGCAAGAATGGTTCGACTGTGGCT GGAACATCGGTTCTGTCGCCGATCATCCCGTTTAGTTTCGTGGTAGTTCCAGCtttcataatttatagaaaaagtaCTGAACACGTATACGAAAATCATCCCGCGCTGTACATACTTGCATTTGGGATGGTTGCAGCCAAAGTTACCAATCGATTAGTG GTCGCTCATATGACGAAAAACGAGATGCAATATTTAGATAGTTCCTTGATCGGTCCAGCCATGCTGTTTCTTAACCAGTACTTCAACTTTTTTATCAAAGAGTACTACGTTCTCTGGCTGTGCTTC ATTTGGGTCACGTTGGACCTTCTACGATATAGCGCTCAAGTCTGCCTTGAAATTTGTGATCATATGAAGATAAAGCTATTCAGAATACCGGTGGGGGATCATCGCACTGTCGGCCCTCAGCTTAACATCGCCGAAAAAAATG AAATGTCCTTTGTAAACTTTGGAGATACTGATATACATAG TTCACATGGTCATCGAACAGGAGCCGCTATTAAACGAGGATTATCATCATGGCTCTGA
- the LOC127062280 gene encoding choline/ethanolaminephosphotransferase 1 isoform X10, with protein sequence MQFYKEKLLSPGQLKRLSEHKYSCTTNSLLDAFLQPWWDWLVSKVPLWLAPNLITILGLIVNIVTTLILVYYSPDAKVEAPRWACFLCALGLFIYQSLDAIDGKQARRTGTSTPLGELFDHGCDSISTVFVALSACIAVQLGYYPTWMFFQCFCAMTLFYCAHWQTYVSGSLRFGKVDVTEAQFTIIGIHLVSAIFGPKIWMMEGTSVLSPIIPFSFVVVPAFIIYRKSTEHVYENHPALYILAFGMVAAKVTNRLVVAHMTKNEMQYLDSSLIGPAMLFLNQYFNFFIKEYYVLWLCFIWVTLDLLRYSAQVCLEICDHMKIKLFRIPVGDHRTVGPQLNIAEKNEMSFVNFGDTDIHSSHGHRTGAAIKRGLSSWL encoded by the exons ATGCagttttataaagaaaaattactctCGCCCGGACAATTAAAGCGATTAAGTGAGCACAAATATAGTTGCACAACTAATAGTCTTTTGGATGCATTTCTTCAACCCTGGTGGGACTGGCTTGTCAGCAAGGTTCCCCTTTGGCTTGCACCGAATTTGATCACTATATTGGGTCTAATTGTCAACATTGTTACTACATTGATATTAGTTTACTATAGTCCCGATGCAAAAGTTGAG gCACCTAGATGGGCATGTTTCTTATGTGCATTgggtttatttatttaccaaAGTTTGGATGCTATTGATGGCAAACAGGCTAGAAGAACTGGTACGTCTACGCCATTGGGAGAATTATTCGATCATGGATGCGATTCAATATCTACag tATTCGTAGCATTATCCGCATGTATAGCCGTACAGTTGGGATATTATCCAACATGGATGTTCTTCCAATGTTTTTGCGCGATGACTTTATTTTATTGCGCGCATTGGCAAACTTATGTCTCAG GATCTTTAAGATTTGGGAAAGTGGATGTAACAGAAGCTCAGTTCACCATCATAGGAATACATCTTGTTTCTGCTATTTTTGGACCTAAGATTTGGATGATGGAg GGAACATCGGTTCTGTCGCCGATCATCCCGTTTAGTTTCGTGGTAGTTCCAGCtttcataatttatagaaaaagtaCTGAACACGTATACGAAAATCATCCCGCGCTGTACATACTTGCATTTGGGATGGTTGCAGCCAAAGTTACCAATCGATTAGTG GTCGCTCATATGACGAAAAACGAGATGCAATATTTAGATAGTTCCTTGATCGGTCCAGCCATGCTGTTTCTTAACCAGTACTTCAACTTTTTTATCAAAGAGTACTACGTTCTCTGGCTGTGCTTC ATTTGGGTCACGTTGGACCTTCTACGATATAGCGCTCAAGTCTGCCTTGAAATTTGTGATCATATGAAGATAAAGCTATTCAGAATACCGGTGGGGGATCATCGCACTGTCGGCCCTCAGCTTAACATCGCCGAAAAAAATG AAATGTCCTTTGTAAACTTTGGAGATACTGATATACATAG TTCACATGGTCATCGAACAGGAGCCGCTATTAAACGAGGATTATCATCATGGCTCTGA
- the LOC127062280 gene encoding cholinephosphotransferase 1 isoform X2: MQFYKEKLLSPGQLKRLSEHKYSCTTNSLLDAFLQPWWDWLVSKVPLWLAPNLITILGLIVNIVTTLILVYYSPDAKVEAPRWACFLCALGLFIYQSLDAIDGKQARRTGTSTPLGELFDHGCDSISTVFVALSACIAVQLGYYPTWMFFQCFCAMTLFYCAHWQTYVSGSLRFGKVDVTEAQFTIIGIHLVSAIFGPKIWMMEIPYIDGFLLKYLIGVMTVVCALANLYSIFSVIFTGGVGKNGSTVAIPMLGLGTVSCYVAAIFYAGYAHVFLQFCKVFESGGIGKNGSTIALPYTGTEVKIFPLWIAVGIAILLAQSSISVILAGGVGKNGSTVAGTSVLSPIIPFSFVVVPAFIIYRKSTEHVYENHPALYILAFGMVAAKVTNRLVVAHMTKNEMQYLDSSLIGPAMLFLNQYFNFFIKEYYVLWLCFIWVTLDLLRYSAQVCLEICDHMKIKLFRIPVGDHRTVGPQLNIAEKNVHMVIEQEPLLNEDYHHGSDTALDI, translated from the exons ATGCagttttataaagaaaaattactctCGCCCGGACAATTAAAGCGATTAAGTGAGCACAAATATAGTTGCACAACTAATAGTCTTTTGGATGCATTTCTTCAACCCTGGTGGGACTGGCTTGTCAGCAAGGTTCCCCTTTGGCTTGCACCGAATTTGATCACTATATTGGGTCTAATTGTCAACATTGTTACTACATTGATATTAGTTTACTATAGTCCCGATGCAAAAGTTGAG gCACCTAGATGGGCATGTTTCTTATGTGCATTgggtttatttatttaccaaAGTTTGGATGCTATTGATGGCAAACAGGCTAGAAGAACTGGTACGTCTACGCCATTGGGAGAATTATTCGATCATGGATGCGATTCAATATCTACag tATTCGTAGCATTATCCGCATGTATAGCCGTACAGTTGGGATATTATCCAACATGGATGTTCTTCCAATGTTTTTGCGCGATGACTTTATTTTATTGCGCGCATTGGCAAACTTATGTCTCAG GATCTTTAAGATTTGGGAAAGTGGATGTAACAGAAGCTCAGTTCACCATCATAGGAATACATCTTGTTTCTGCTATTTTTGGACCTAAGATTTGGATGATGGAg ATACCATACATTGATGGTTTTctgttgaaatatttaataggaGTTATGACAGTGGTGTGTGCTCTGGCAAACTTATATTCCATATTTTCGGTGATTTTCACCGGAGGAGTGGGCAAGAATGGTTCGACTGTGGCT ATCCCTATGCTCGGTCTGGGCACGGTCAGTTGTTATGTGGCAGCGATATTTTACGCGGGCTACGCGCACGTCTTTCTTCAGTTTTGTAAAGTCTTTGAATCTGGTGGAATTGGAAAGAACGGTTCGACGATTGCA TTGCCATATACTGGCACAGAGGTCAAGATTTTTCCATTATGGATCGCCGTGGGCATCGCTATTTTACTTGCACAAAGCAGTATATCCGTCATTCTTGCCGGTGGTGTCGGAAAAAATGGCTCCACCGTCGCA GGAACATCGGTTCTGTCGCCGATCATCCCGTTTAGTTTCGTGGTAGTTCCAGCtttcataatttatagaaaaagtaCTGAACACGTATACGAAAATCATCCCGCGCTGTACATACTTGCATTTGGGATGGTTGCAGCCAAAGTTACCAATCGATTAGTG GTCGCTCATATGACGAAAAACGAGATGCAATATTTAGATAGTTCCTTGATCGGTCCAGCCATGCTGTTTCTTAACCAGTACTTCAACTTTTTTATCAAAGAGTACTACGTTCTCTGGCTGTGCTTC ATTTGGGTCACGTTGGACCTTCTACGATATAGCGCTCAAGTCTGCCTTGAAATTTGTGATCATATGAAGATAAAGCTATTCAGAATACCGGTGGGGGATCATCGCACTGTCGGCCCTCAGCTTAACATCGCCGAAAAAAATG TTCACATGGTCATCGAACAGGAGCCGCTATTAAACGAGGATTATCATCATGGCTCTGATACCGCCCTCGACATCTGA